A single window of Synechococcus sp. C9 DNA harbors:
- a CDS encoding transglycosylase SLT domain-containing protein codes for MKRKSLGMVAGVVALLGVGGWLWHSGRRPTAVSQSSPAPALGALTPLVQQSPPVRQRALTHLTKQGNGVERYRAKYLLAVDSLAQGNPKQALALLADLERDYPVLSAQILWQEARAYQKKGNLAAAQSRWQKIVDQYPDQELAAEALIALGRTEEAQKRYPAHPQTVAWVQNLLERQPNNRDLLVHLARYGLHLPNLTVYLDRLVNLHRPQLTPEEWQAIAFAYWEKQSYLKAGRAYLLAPLTAENLYRVARGHQLGGKTTEAIGYYQDLLQQYSETPQGVLALYYLSILAPSPQREQYFQQLRQRDGERAARVLWERLPLWEQAGQTQRVSQTRTELLSRYAQTEAAANLRWELAQGEQQRGNLRQAMHYAEGIFQHNPTSQVAPKAGFWLGEWAGQLGQKERAQDAYTQVVNRYPHSYYAWRSAVRLGWPVGDFTGILQAQPAVQTQRATLNLLAGSPTLQELYHLGEYQDAWEQWQLEFSERQQPTLAEQLTDGLLRVGVGERLDGLFMLATLERRVQTETERQQYTQVQREPAYWQALYPLAYWPEVPTAAAQYGLNPLLVTALIRQESRFQPEIVSSAGAVGLMQVLPETGDWIAEKLKRPPFQLRQPEDNLRAGTWFLQYTDGLYNQNALLAVASYNAGPGNVDEWLKREGEGDWDRFVERIPFPETQDYVRQVFGNYWNYLRLYNPEVCERVNPHLCLS; via the coding sequence ATGAAACGGAAATCTTTGGGTATGGTGGCAGGGGTGGTCGCTCTCCTGGGCGTGGGGGGTTGGCTTTGGCACAGCGGACGGCGCCCAACAGCGGTTTCCCAGTCCAGTCCTGCCCCGGCTTTGGGGGCGTTGACCCCCCTGGTACAGCAGTCCCCCCCAGTGCGACAACGGGCATTGACCCATCTAACGAAGCAGGGGAACGGGGTAGAGCGGTATCGAGCCAAATATCTGCTGGCGGTGGATTCCCTGGCGCAGGGGAACCCCAAACAGGCTTTGGCGTTATTGGCGGATTTGGAGCGGGATTATCCCGTCCTGTCGGCGCAAATTCTTTGGCAAGAGGCACGGGCGTATCAGAAAAAAGGGAATCTGGCGGCGGCTCAGAGCCGGTGGCAAAAAATTGTTGACCAGTACCCGGATCAGGAATTGGCGGCTGAAGCCCTGATCGCCCTGGGACGCACCGAGGAAGCCCAAAAACGCTATCCCGCCCATCCCCAAACCGTCGCCTGGGTGCAAAACCTCCTGGAACGTCAGCCGAATAATCGGGATTTGCTGGTGCATCTGGCTCGCTACGGTCTGCATTTGCCCAATTTGACGGTATATCTCGACCGTCTCGTCAACTTGCACCGCCCGCAACTCACTCCAGAGGAATGGCAGGCGATTGCTTTTGCCTACTGGGAAAAACAGAGTTATCTGAAGGCGGGGCGCGCCTATCTGCTGGCTCCCTTGACGGCGGAAAACCTTTACCGGGTGGCACGGGGTCATCAGTTGGGGGGCAAAACCACCGAGGCGATTGGCTATTACCAAGACCTACTTCAGCAGTACAGTGAAACCCCGCAGGGTGTACTAGCTTTGTACTATCTTTCTATCCTGGCACCTTCCCCGCAACGGGAGCAGTATTTTCAGCAGTTGCGCCAACGGGACGGGGAGCGGGCGGCACGGGTGCTGTGGGAGCGGTTACCCCTGTGGGAACAGGCGGGGCAGACCCAGCGGGTGAGTCAAACCCGGACGGAACTGCTTTCCCGTTATGCCCAGACTGAGGCGGCGGCGAATCTGCGTTGGGAATTGGCGCAGGGGGAACAGCAACGGGGCAATCTCCGCCAAGCCATGCACTATGCGGAGGGGATTTTTCAGCACAATCCCACCAGCCAAGTCGCCCCGAAAGCTGGGTTTTGGTTGGGGGAATGGGCAGGGCAGTTGGGGCAGAAGGAGCGGGCGCAGGATGCTTATACCCAGGTGGTGAACCGGTATCCCCATTCCTACTATGCGTGGCGTTCTGCGGTGCGGTTGGGCTGGCCGGTGGGGGATTTTACGGGCATCCTCCAGGCGCAACCGGCGGTGCAGACCCAACGGGCGACGTTGAATTTGCTGGCTGGCTCGCCCACCTTGCAGGAACTCTACCACCTGGGGGAATACCAGGATGCCTGGGAACAGTGGCAGTTGGAATTTTCCGAGCGGCAACAGCCTACCCTAGCGGAGCAACTTACGGACGGTCTCCTGCGGGTGGGGGTGGGGGAACGGTTGGACGGGTTATTTATGCTGGCGACCCTGGAACGGCGGGTACAAACAGAAACCGAACGACAGCAGTACACCCAAGTGCAACGGGAACCAGCCTATTGGCAGGCGCTTTATCCCTTAGCCTATTGGCCGGAGGTGCCCACGGCGGCGGCGCAGTATGGGTTAAACCCCCTGCTGGTGACGGCGCTGATCCGGCAGGAATCCCGTTTTCAACCGGAGATTGTCTCCAGTGCCGGGGCGGTGGGGCTGATGCAGGTTCTTCCGGAAACCGGGGATTGGATTGCGGAAAAATTAAAACGCCCCCCCTTCCAACTCCGTCAACCGGAGGATAATTTGCGGGCAGGCACTTGGTTTTTGCAGTACACGGATGGCTTATACAACCAAAACGCCCTGTTAGCCGTCGCCAGTTACAATGCCGGGCCGGGGAATGTGGATGAATGGCTCAAACGGGAGGGTGAGGGGGATTGGGACCGGTTTGTGGAGCGGATTCCCTTCCCGGAAACCCAGGATTATGTCCGGCAGGTCTTTGGCAACTACTGGAATTATTTGCGTTTGTACAATCCCGAGGTGTGCGAACGGGTCAACCCCCACCTGTGCCTGTCGTGA